In the Natronoglycomyces albus genome, GACCTCGGGTTTGCGCAACCCACAGAAGGCCGCCCGTGGCCTCGCGGCCGCCACCTTGAGCCTGGAGGCTCTGGCTGTCCTCATGGCGATCGCGCCGATGCGGATGCTGCTGGAGGACTCTGGTCCGGCGATCGTCGCGTTGCTGGTCCTCTTTGTCGGCTGTGTGGTCTTGGCCGGAATGGTGCGCAAGAGCTGGATCTGGCAGGCGGGTATGGCCTTGCAGGTGGCATTCATTGCCTGCTTCGTCTTCCATCCGTCGCTAGGCGTCGGAGGAGTGATCTTCGCCGCGACCTGGGCTTACTGCTGGAACATTGCCCGCGACTTGTCCCGCCCGCCCCGGCGCGACAAGTCCAACCCGAACTACGCGGGAGACGACCCGCCGCGCGCCACCGGCTGAGCCCAACGCCGGGTTGCACAAACAGTCCGGGTATGGGATTCACTCCTAAGGTCGCAGGGC is a window encoding:
- a CDS encoding DUF4233 domain-containing protein; translation: MTKKPQSGSNESDPVEVEHTEAIEDGSTARDSPPSESDGQAPDPALTSGLRNPQKAARGLAAATLSLEALAVLMAIAPMRMLLEDSGPAIVALLVLFVGCVVLAGMVRKSWIWQAGMALQVAFIACFVFHPSLGVGGVIFAATWAYCWNIARDLSRPPRRDKSNPNYAGDDPPRATG